A genomic window from Lotus japonicus ecotype B-129 chromosome 1, LjGifu_v1.2 includes:
- the LOC130733325 gene encoding uncharacterized protein LOC130733325 isoform X1, whose amino-acid sequence MGLSAKKSKKMRKSDSDSDEYNDMDYNEVEDDYDDDVEEEEEEVDGEGGTDEEEDGTDEPSKWKNDDDEMEQLEKEYRDLHHQELDTLKNLKHHKDEDFLKGQAVKNQKALWYKILELRFLLQKPFTSSNRLPQESIKTSFCEADETVGVAYSDLMTSTKETLDSIVELQEALFANNPSITQATDGSERTSKDLEVSKHLDDNLDQEWSQISQRHKSMASFRDKSINKWQRMTQVTTGAAAIKGKLHAFNQDISHQVAAYMRDPSRMTKQMQLRRSAVGIFGSVPEVNDSSKEVETHADADPELLDDSEFYQQLLKEFLETVDPSSSEKAFYALKRMQPKKRKIVDRRASKSRKIRYNVHEKIVNFMAPQPVNLPDMAPMLFEDLFGLKTQRSSAAAS is encoded by the exons ATGGGATTATCTGcgaagaaatcgaagaaaatgagaaaaagtgaCAGTGATTCGGATGAATACAATGATATGGACTACAATGAG GTGGAagatgattatgatgatgatgttgaagaggaagaggaggaggtagATGGAGAGGGGGGGAcagatgaggaagaagatgggACGGACGAGCCAAGTAAATGgaaaaatgatgatgatgagatgGAACAGCTTGAGAAAGAGTACCGGGATCTTCATCACCAGGAGCT AGATACTTTGAAGAACTTGAAGCATCATAAGGATGAAGATTTCCTTAAAGGTCAAGCTGTGAAAAACCAGAAG GCCCTCTGGTACAAAATTCTTGAGCTTAGGTTTTTGCTTCAGAAGCCATTCACAAGTTCAAATAGGTTACCCCAG GAATCGATCAAGACTTCATTCTGCGAAGCAGATGAGACAGTGGGAGTTGCCTATTCAGATCTGATGACTTCTACCAAGGAGACATTAGATTCTATTGTGGAACTACAAGAG GCTCTGTTTGCAAACAATCCATCAATTACTCAAGCCACAGATG GTTCAGAAAGGACATCAAAAGATTTAGAAGTTTCTAAGCATTTGGATGACAATCTTGACCAAGAGTGGTCACAGATTTCTCAGAGACACAAGAG TATGGCATCTTTCAGAGATAAGTCAATCAACAAATGGCAGAGGATGACACAAGTGACAACTGGTGCTGCCGCCATTAAAGGAAAATTACATGCTTTTAATCAG GATATCAGTCATCAAGTCGCTGCTTATATGAGGGATCCCAGTAGAATGACCAAGCAAATGCAACTGAGAAGATCAGCTGTTGGTATATTTGGATCT GTTCCAGAGGTTAATGATAGCTCTAAAGAAGTG GAAACACATGCTGACGCTGATCCTGAACTTCTGGACGACTCTGAATTTTATCAGCAATTATTGAAAGAATTTTTGGAGACAGTTGATCCTTCATCATCTG AGAAAGCATTTTATGCTTTGAAGAGAATGCaaccaaagaaaagaaaaattgttgACCGTCGCGCCTCAAAAAGTCGCAAGATAAG GTATAATGTCCATGAAAAGATAGTAAATTTTATGGCTCCTCAACCAGTGAATCTACCTGATATGGCTCCAATGTTATTTGAGGATCTGTTTGGATTGAAGACTCAGCGTTCATCTGCTGCAGCCTCATAA
- the LOC130733325 gene encoding uncharacterized protein LOC130733325 isoform X2 codes for MGLSAKKSKKMRKSDSDSDEYNDMDYNEVEDDYDDDVEEEEEEVDGEGGTDEEEDGTDEPSKWKNDDDEMEQLEKEYRDLHHQELDTLKNLKHHKDEDFLKGQAVKNQKALWYKILELRFLLQKPFTSSNRLPQESIKTSFCEADETVGVAYSDLMTSTKETLDSIVELQEALFANNPSITQATDGSERTSKDLEVSKHLDDNLDQEWSQISQRHKSMASFRDKSINKWQRMTQVTTGAAAIKGKLHAFNQDISHQVAAYMRDPSRMTKQMQLRRSAVGIFGSETHADADPELLDDSEFYQQLLKEFLETVDPSSSEKAFYALKRMQPKKRKIVDRRASKSRKIRYNVHEKIVNFMAPQPVNLPDMAPMLFEDLFGLKTQRSSAAAS; via the exons ATGGGATTATCTGcgaagaaatcgaagaaaatgagaaaaagtgaCAGTGATTCGGATGAATACAATGATATGGACTACAATGAG GTGGAagatgattatgatgatgatgttgaagaggaagaggaggaggtagATGGAGAGGGGGGGAcagatgaggaagaagatgggACGGACGAGCCAAGTAAATGgaaaaatgatgatgatgagatgGAACAGCTTGAGAAAGAGTACCGGGATCTTCATCACCAGGAGCT AGATACTTTGAAGAACTTGAAGCATCATAAGGATGAAGATTTCCTTAAAGGTCAAGCTGTGAAAAACCAGAAG GCCCTCTGGTACAAAATTCTTGAGCTTAGGTTTTTGCTTCAGAAGCCATTCACAAGTTCAAATAGGTTACCCCAG GAATCGATCAAGACTTCATTCTGCGAAGCAGATGAGACAGTGGGAGTTGCCTATTCAGATCTGATGACTTCTACCAAGGAGACATTAGATTCTATTGTGGAACTACAAGAG GCTCTGTTTGCAAACAATCCATCAATTACTCAAGCCACAGATG GTTCAGAAAGGACATCAAAAGATTTAGAAGTTTCTAAGCATTTGGATGACAATCTTGACCAAGAGTGGTCACAGATTTCTCAGAGACACAAGAG TATGGCATCTTTCAGAGATAAGTCAATCAACAAATGGCAGAGGATGACACAAGTGACAACTGGTGCTGCCGCCATTAAAGGAAAATTACATGCTTTTAATCAG GATATCAGTCATCAAGTCGCTGCTTATATGAGGGATCCCAGTAGAATGACCAAGCAAATGCAACTGAGAAGATCAGCTGTTGGTATATTTGGATCT GAAACACATGCTGACGCTGATCCTGAACTTCTGGACGACTCTGAATTTTATCAGCAATTATTGAAAGAATTTTTGGAGACAGTTGATCCTTCATCATCTG AGAAAGCATTTTATGCTTTGAAGAGAATGCaaccaaagaaaagaaaaattgttgACCGTCGCGCCTCAAAAAGTCGCAAGATAAG GTATAATGTCCATGAAAAGATAGTAAATTTTATGGCTCCTCAACCAGTGAATCTACCTGATATGGCTCCAATGTTATTTGAGGATCTGTTTGGATTGAAGACTCAGCGTTCATCTGCTGCAGCCTCATAA
- the LOC130733326 gene encoding uncharacterized protein LOC130733326: protein MEASLLGFKEEPEVEDDTKSSSSGRRLVPWLNWDEWLFVKDALFSNSPNSVSSALKRISAWRSRGTLPVLVDVTASIIEIQHKDPYFRQDQSNDNPLSEELLTMLHCMSIVRLVNGVVEKTRKKELVSIAAAADAIGIPRMLIDVRHEGSHRELPSLKVVQSASIKALDWLKSYYWEPQSQAIPFQGEGNAEVKKEIKSKIRELAICLKFNGNAQSSDLPLKGKRVKHGELLLGRHKLFSLVVGKSQTSRLGGSKKQITKILKSVLQLYSSFSSEIVSVLLEYLLKALSSSEVKKNVDASGGLTIEKVLADWKLVMLKLSNKEPELLLNLLKEVLDMIETQEDTKSVEDNPSVGISHSKEEFRRRDYLPSLFAWLVGILSKVPSASENMPKRVLRELLRKCLLISQLCNKQLMDSALHLAKMMNDSFVLEKVQKLSLFTLPNFDNADVQSSLLTSTKMFQFEESIREAAKKLELVKQQIMKNKKPTTLNCETKKPKVWTLTESWNPCPIGMLPRAVGSSGCLPVLDIIDNVKQNIIDNVKQNQVSERKEMPHGAKRDATLDLELLDNSAVKKIRETNEFGELNDELPPERDNRCLLVDGVWKRVTEEELQAIESSVRILV, encoded by the exons ATGGAGGCTTCCTTATTAGGGTTCAAAGAAGAACCTGAAGTGGAAGATGATACAAAATCGTCTTCAAGTGGACGGAGATTGGTCCCTTGGTTGAACTGGGATGAGTGGCTCTTTGTTAAAGATGCTCTTTTCTCTAATTCTCCTAACTCTGTTTCCTCTGCTCTCAAAAGA ATATCAGCATGGCGAAGTCGAGGTACGCTGCCAGTTCTCGTTGATGTCACTGCATCCATCATTGAAATTCAGCataaggacccctattttag ACAGGATCAATCTAATGACAATCCTCTGTCAGAGGAGTTGCTCACCATGCTGCATTGCATGTCAATTGTGAG ACTTgtgaatggtgttgttgagaagaCACGAAAGAAAGAATTGGTGTCAATTGCTGCGGCAGCTGATGCAATTGGCATTCCGCGCATGCTGATTGATGTTCGCCACG AGGGATCTCATCGTGAGCTTCCTTCACTGAAGGTTGTTCAAAGTGCCTCCATTAAG GCACTTGATTGGTTAAAATCTTATTATTGGGAACCTCAGAGCCAAGCGATTCCTTTTCAAGGTGAGGGCAATGCAGAAGTCAAAAAAGAAATCAAGTCGAAGATTCGGGAATTAGCTATCTGCTTGAAATTCAATGGGAATGCCCAGTCTAGTGATTTACCGCTCAAAGGAAAAC GGGTCAAGCATGGTGAATTGCTTTTAGGGCGCCATAAGCTTTTTTCTCTTGTGGTTGGCAAGAGTCAAACGTCACGACTTGGAG GAtctaaaaaacaaataacaaagatATTGAAATCTGTTCTTCAGTTATACTCTTCCTTCTCCTCAGAGATTGTGTCTGTGTTATTGGAGTATTTGTTGAAAGCTTTAAGCTCCTCAGAAGTAAAAAAGAATGTGGATGCTTCTGGTGGTCTAACCATAGAAAAAGTTTTGGCTGATTGGAAGCTTGTCATGCTCAAATTGTCTAATAAGGAACCAGAATTACTTTTGAACCTTCTTAAGGAAGTTCTTGATATGATTGAGACTCAGGAAGATACGAAGTCTGTGGAAG ATAACCCAAGTGTTGGGATTTCACATTCGAAGGAAGAGTTTCGCCGAAGGGATTATCTTCCTTCTCTGTTTGCTTGGCTTGTCGGAATTCTCAGCAAAGTTCCTTCTGCATCAGAAAACATGCCAAAGAGAGTTTTGCGCGAACTTCTTCGTAAATGTCTTCTAATATCACAACTTTGCAACAAGCAGCTAATGGATTCAGCCCTGCATCTTGCAAAGATGATGAATGACAGCTTTGTGTTGGAGAAGGTTCAAAAACTCTCTCTTTTCACTTTGCCCAATTTTGACAATGCAGATGTTCAAAGCTCTTTATTGACCTCAACAAAGATGTTCCAATTTGAGGAATCCATTCGTGAAGCAGCTAAAAAGCTAGAGTTAGTTAAACAACAgatcatgaaaaataaaaaaccaacgACACTGAATTGTGAGACCAAAAAGCCAAAGGTTTGGACTTTGACAGAGTCATGGAACCCATGTCCGATCGGCATGTTGCCTCGTGCTGTTGGTTCATCTGGTTGTCTTCCTGTTCTTGACATTATTGATAACGTAAAACAGAACATTATTGATAATGTAAAACAGAATCAAGTATCAGAAAGGAAAGAGATGCCACATGGTGCCAAGAGAGACGCCACTTTAGACCTTGAGCTACTTGATAATTCAGCCGTCAAGAAGATAAGGGAGACCAATGAATTTGGTGAATTAAACGATGAACTTCCACCGGAAAGGGACAATAGATGCCTCTTGGTAGATGGAGTTTGGAAGAGAGTTACTGAAGAAGAGCTGCAAGCCATAGAGTCTTCAGTGAGGATTTTAGTTTGA